AACACCCACCCTCTTGGTGTAGTTGTAATCTCTCCAGGCCATATCACACTGTAAAGTTGTTGATTTCTCAGTAAAGGtgtgtttgatgattttttcagATATAAAGTTTCAGGAGCTAGAACTGTCAGACCAGAATGATTAGACCAGTAACCAATTCTACGGGATCCACTACCACCAATATTGAGAATTTCATATGCTGGATGAACTAGATTCTTGTCCATATCAAACTCAATTTGACCACTCACACCAGTGAAGTTCATTCCCAAAATTGTCTGGAGAAACTGTGGACCACCATCAAATGTACGAAGTGAAGCTAAATGCAACATGCTTCCATTTGTGTCTTGCAACTTAGGGTCACTAGAGAAAGAAACGTTTCCCCCTTCATTGAGATAAGCATCAAGAGCACGAGCTGCTAACCAAACAGAATCATAAGCATAAAATGCATAAGAATTGAAGCTTACAGTCTCTTTGGCCCTTTGGCTTTTCAAGGTGGAGAGAAGATTCTTCTTGAGATCAGTGTCAGGAATGTGATGACGAAAAGCCACAATCCCTTGTAAGAGATTCATTGTGTCAGGGTCAGGTGACTCTGAGGAATCCAGCACTGAAGGAAGCCAATCTGTTGCAATCCAAACGTAGCCACTGCCCATCATTCCGAGCTTCTTGGCAATGGAGAAAATTGCTAAACCAGTATCAGGATTCACATGCAGAACATAGACCCGCGATTCCATCAAGTTCACTTCATTCAACAAGTCACTGATATCACTTTCTGAGGCCCCAGGAGAAAAAGCAGCCTTGTAAGAGATCTTGGAACGTTTCTTCGACAGTGCATCACCCAATACAGAAATTCCATTCCTGCCATTGTCATCATCTACATATATGGCAATTACCTCCCTCCATCTGTGATAATTAATAAAGGCTGAAACTGCATACATCTGAAAATAGTCGTTCTGAGTAGTGCGGATAAAATATGGGTACTGTAGAGAAGAAAGAGTGGGGTCAGTAGCCCCAAACGACAGAAGAGGTACATGGAGTTCATTAACAACATGAGAGATTATATGAGCTGTTCCAGATGACAGTGGACCAACAACAGCAACCACATCATTCTCCATCAATTGCAGAGCTACATCATCAACAAGATTAATCAAGCCTATTTACTCACACCCCTTCCCCAAAGAGAGGATTTCATGAACAAACAAAAAAGTGTTGAGGTTAAATTTAAGTAAAACCAATCGGTGAAAGAGATAGCTGCTGAAATTTCAAGCTTTGGCAATGGCAAATACCTTCCATTGTTGCAAGAAACGCACTGCAATTTGTGCTGTGCAAAATGACTTGCAGGTCAATGCCAGGGAGAATGCTCGTGCTAGAATTAACATCTTTAACAGCAGCCAAAATTGCAGGTAAAGCAGATCTTCCAATGACAGAATCCATAGGGAATAGGGCTCCAAATTTCACAGCCTTCGGTCTTGAAGAAACAGAGGAATCCACACTGGTAGGTGAAGAAGGTTCTTTCCTCCCCACCACTTCCAGGGGAATCCACAAGCACAAAACAAAGATGAACAGTGTTCTCCCCATACCCATGCTTCCAAGAGGATCTTCCTTCAAAGTAAGCAACTTTCGGCTTCAGTTCTTCAGTTTATACCACCATTCTGCTCAGAGAACTAAGCACACCAGCCATGTGCCAAAACCATTTCAGGAACAGcacaaaaagtaaatataagtAAGCACCATCGTAGTTGGAACAACAAGGAAGAACAGCTCATGCTCCATGAACACAAAGATTCTATCTATATCTTGGGTGCTTGAACCTAGAAGACTAGGATTCCGcactcaaaaataaaaattccatgTTCATACTTTTGGTGATTCTAAATATGCATGAGTGAACCACACAAATCACAGTAATCCAATCATACCCAGAAATTCCAAAAGATAAGCCACTGAAAGCATATAATAAAGGTTGGTGCTTTGGAGAAGTTAAACCCACatgtttaatttattcattaataaatgataatgatataaaataaaaaccaatatAATATGTCTGAGAAACCTAGATAACACgttaagaagaagagaatatCTGAGGTTACCTCAAAACCAGACTTGATGAGATAAAAAACCTTAGAACAGTGCTGTTCTGAAACATTGGAACATGAACAGCTGAAGAGGGGAAGTTACTGTGTCTTGGGTTCAAGAAAAGAATCATTCATTCGCTTTCAAgcatattcattttcaaatgtCGTGGTGCTTAAAGAGATTTTTTTAAGATTCATGGAACCAACGTGTTCATTTATTTTCCAGTTCttgtaattaatgaaaaataatatataagacaAATTTCTTTTTAAGTATTAAGACTTGGATAATAGCATGAATAGTACGTTGTCTCTCCTTTTTTTGGTTGATATTTTGCATCAACAATTCCTACCAAACAATACTGATGGGACTTTTACGTACGttaataaggaaaaataaaaatactcagaaagaattaaatatattaaaagttttaaaaagtaatatttaaaaataattaaaagggtTTAACAAAATACAATAATGGAGCTGTGAATGCAGACAAAGCAATAGCCATAGCCATCATGAGAGGACGAAAGACAGAGAAAGACTGGGTTGGTTGGAAATACAGTTAAAAAAAGTAggtttataaatgaaaatattacttaaaaaaataataatatttctggTACctaattaaaactataaattcaaattaacacAATACATTTTActaattatgtattttattaaatattttactataaCTTCATCTGTTACAAACCATGTGACGCAAAACATATTAATCTgctaattatttaattacaatcTGAGTATAACATTTATTCTCTTACattgatataataatttgtttaaaagtaATATCTGTTTCCTAATTTCTTAATGGCGTCTGATAATGACAGTTTAGACTTTAAAACTATCTAAATATAAGAAAGTGAGTTGAGAATGCGGAAAAATACATCATACGGTTAACACATTAACTAATACTTTCAACGTTCATTACtactaataaataatagatataaacTTTATGATGGTTATTTACTATAATGCAATTATTAACGATTAAATTTTGTTCTCATTGAATTCTATAGCTCTCTCTTGGTTATTTAATTAACTGTTAAAttagcataattttttttaatgcgTTTAGTTATCTCCGCCGACAGCCGTCATACTCATACATCATTTTCGGAGGAAACAcagttttcttctattttttttttcataaaattgtcgctaatttaattttttttttcttaattgcgTAATCATTAATcgaattcatttaatttaatcttgATGCAATAGATTAACACAAACCCTTAAATggaataaaaagtaaacaaaaaatcaaaaattcgcaattaaaaaagaaagagtaaagGCTGAAAATGAAAACTCTGAATCAAATTTGAACGTGAAAGCTTTGAATGGTAGTAAAGTTACATAATAAAGTTGAAATGGTGACATGAAAGAGATATGTGAAATGCATTAACAAGTGGGGAACCAGAAACTccgaaaaagagaaaaaataaataaatacgaAAAGGGTTTATATGCTTTTCTTTCACATTTCtcattctttttatttgaattggtgacatcccaaaaatacagtataaaatttatataaagaaataatcacatattaataatatttcagatcagtcttacaaaagatgAGACGTACGCTTATggtcgaacgaccttacaagataacgagaaaattaaaattgtacaaatatgcaatctagaccgaacggtttacagaagatgtaccgaacggtcatacaaaagaagaaaacaacagatAATCGAACGGTTATCACACAAAGAAActaactactgaccgaacggcTCTACTGTttggtcttaacttctacctcgaccaaactttcttcttcccgcgcctcttccagcaaagcttctccttctgctcacatccacacggatgatcattgcaacagaaggacaaccaccgaacgtacaaaacggacaagacatgaaatagggtaagcttatgtaatttaattcaattatcaacatatatctcactcaatcaatttaaacaagataactcattaactctttcatgcaaagcctaatactagactctgactgtccggactatatgaattctgtgtagctacgactttcgtgcacccaggtgatgtaataactgggataccctcaacagctgccacccgaggttagtccgttccgtccaaattaaccataaggacgaggacctcctgtcattcccacacatgacttacccttctttacgtgagaaacgagtaatcacggaatatcaggatgaaccgccagcttagcgtgcccacattcatactttaccattccaatatcaaatcatgagatattcctcccggAACACTCTTCCATaaccaaagtcatttcatccatatcgtattatatcatctttcattattaaaacctcaactgaaccaatttgaataatgatcccttaggataccaaataccggacgttagtttttaatccagaacaagaccgaacacttggagtgagaccgagatgtctccaactcaaacataatcaaattgagagAGTTACTCACTAGTTGTGAAATAGACCGAATATAATAATACTTCTCAGAGACTAATATAATCGAATGTTGTTTaccaagtgagccaatttaatgaactgactcttgagagttcaaaccgaacaccgtaaagcctaggccgagtactaggactctaggccgaaaccaattgAGACAGGTACTGTAGGACACCAAATAATAGTACTTGACagaatcatatgaagaaaccgatcgccaataaatacttagcttcttaATGAGCTAAACCTCAAGGAAACCGAATGTCAGTTGAAGACTAAGCACGGTAGAGAGCGAACTCTAtggagtttggacgaacgctcttattataaagatagattaCGGAAACGAGAACGagcgcctggtgtaagaccgaataCTTACTTAGTACGAgtgcttggtgtaagaccgagcactacttagtacgagcgcttggtgtaagaccgagcactactaaacttatagaaaaaaggcttgataaatataataagataccatttaaATAGTGTTCACGAACgaacaaaatatacaaatacatgtagatatacttaagtttaccATCAAACACcaaggaacgaatatccttggttgaacgccTATATACAGATATTACAGAACGAAGACGCTCAGTCCTCAACtggaattctttccaaatgaaagaatccagttccaaccgagtccacaagaaaaccCAACGGTCAAAGATCTTCAATGATGAACatcaattttcacataaaactctagacttagaattcataattttatcaatacatttctcaacatctatcttcatacattcatacatccatatcatagtaaatattcacacttcatacagtcaaaacatatcaacaatcatactttaTATTCATTCAGAAATCAACGAACGTACATccattcaaaacaagaatcttaatcaaattatataagcttcccttacctctaagcgtgaccgaacgttcacagttCAGAATACGGGTTCACCTTTACAAGAGACCTTAGCATTCTACAGTCACGCCTtaagaaactaaaccaaacagaaatCCAGAAACTCTCAGAACAAGATGATTGACTCATGCAACCtaggtttgcatgtaccagGAAACCAACCGGCTGAATGAAGAGAGAACTTACCAACTTAGAACCCGGAACTGATAGGTTCAAACGAACGTCCTCAACGCCGAAAATGCTCAGGTGTGGTCTGTttgatgatcggaagaagaaaagagtgatATTTTGTAGCTAGAAGTAAGAgttttttagagagaaggaggagaaaaatggagtttcagaaaattgaagaagatggttatatgcagagagtggcgtgagttttgaaaaactaagtTTTACTTCTACCCTCCAAAATCGAACGGTCACTCGACTGCTTATACATGTCTTCTACTTTCTGATTTCCAGCTCCCCTTGCTTGACATTTATCTTCCATCAAATAGgatttttagtgtgtttttaatGGTTCTCACAGTacgaaaatataaaaagattttgaaCATGAATTTAACATTTCCTGACtttatttatctcttttaaTATTACAGAGAAAAgtttgtatattaattttttgacCTATGGACAGTGTAATTGAATAAATGAATCGTACTGGACAATATTAAAACCCACGTGATTGGTCCtgttctatttttctctctccttctcATCAAGTCAAAGCCTTATCCTAATTGGccaatattatcttttttttatttgttctctTTGGTTTTTTTATCTTCGCTCCCTCTATTTCCAATTTATCACATACAGCATAAAAAGCTTTGAAATGTGTTTGATATCTCGTTGTAAACGTGGAAAAAGTggtaagaagaagaagaaaaactagTTGAccactaaaaaagaaaaagatttgttAAGAATAGTTTAGTGGgttgaaaagtgaaaaaaaattataaaattcacgttatttttttttctaaaacatgtgaataaaaatatggtgataataatatatagtttcatgtaaataattgattatattatacaGTTTTTagttgtaaaatatatttattgttatgaGACTagattataaagaaataaacaataaataaaataatattataataaaaataattttacaataaaaaataataaaatataaaaagtaaaataatatgatattataataaaaaaatcttatttttttcgtaaaaatattttgtatcttatttctaaataaatttacCCTAGACATTATTATGTTCATAATTCAAAGTCTATCACTACATgaaattttcttaaaacaaagaaataataaatgaaataaaaaacatgaaaaatatactaaattcatgataaaaagaattatatttcaTGAAAcatagataaattatatatattctgaaaaataatctaaatcATTATATCACTTGTTCtgatttttatgaataaaagttaaatttgttaATGTCACGCCCCATTAATTATTCTGCTGATTCACCTCTCTACTTTCATAAATGCACCTTGCCACGCATACACCTCCATTGAGACGCACACCCttcatttaaaacgcactcacgTTCACAATGCATGCATGCTGACAAGTGTCATTTTGGAACGTTCTAAAAACGTTaatggaatccaagtggcaACCGGCGGTTGGACGATCGTCCTGCGTGgggaaagaaataattttctgGAAAACTCCTTCCCTTTCTCTGTGcatttcatcttcttcctcaaattTCTGATCTCCTAAATTCtccattctctctctaaaaacctttctttttctctcttttgtaaCTCACCCTCCTTTGCTCCGTTCACGATTCAGCACCGTGAGAAGCGtccctgcaccgtgagctttccatcaaaccgatTGGTTTTGGATTCTGAAACGGGTAAGTTTCACGTCCTCAACCACTCTTCATTTTCAACATGCAAGCTTCGTTTTaatctgcatgcaccttctctgAACCAGTATTggtttttctgtaattttagtttGAGGAGTTTTGGGGTTTTGAACGTTAAGGGTAGAGGAGTATACTGGaatctgttttctctctctctgaaGAACGAACGCACGTTGCttaatccgggtaagggaagcttattgtgatttaatttatactgtgtgttgtatgcatgttcggtatggattgtatgcatgaattgtatGCTGATGTATTGgttatgaacgatcgctgttacaCTGAATGAATGTGGTATGTATTGGTTGATTCGTATGCTGATGGTTGCTTGGTATGAATGATTAATGAGAATCGTATAAAGTATGTAATTTGATATGTTGATACgatgtataaagtatgaactgaaatatgataatatgaattttgtaatgtatgagatttatggtggagagaaattataagttatgaatcgtatgaaacctgtaaagttattgaaaactgaaaaatctggaaaatatcatattctctGATTGATAAAAtacgctcgtccttgtacggtcatataccgttcggtttctctaaaattgatttagagtgaaattctttcatttggaaaggattctgtcttagaacgagcatccccatttgaaatgctaattgagcgttcgtcctaagtggcgttcggtcttagaccgaacgctcgttcaaaaaggTAAACGATAAGTAGCGCTCGTTCTTTTGTCGAGCGTTCGTATTTAATAGCGTTCGAcattatgtcgagcgttcgtccttgatagcGCTCGTTCttttgtcgagcgttcgtccttaatagcgttcggcctcatgtcgaacgttcgtcctgatttctaaatagcgttcgtccttgatagcGCTCGTTCTTTTGTCGAGCGTTCGTATTTAATAGCGTTCGAcattatgtcgagcgttcgtccttgatagcGCTCGTTCttttgtcgagcgttcgtccttaatagcgttcggcctcatgtcgaacgttcgtcctgatttctaaatagcgttcgtcctgatctttaaatagcgttcgtcctgatctcaaatagcgttcgtccataccGTTActtaacgttcgtctttttatggaaatgaaactaagaatgaaaatgcgATGTTGAGGGAAGTATAAAATGTGCGAACCATATATGaaatgatattatgattttggaaattgaacgagcgttccagggtggaacgactcttgactggatattgatatttgtagtatgaacgtggtaagcttagatggtgatccatcctgatattccgtgagtgctcgttctcaagtagagatgagtATGTCATGCgggggaatggcaggaggtctagtccataactgtaacttggacataaaagactaacctcaggtggctacTGATGAGTATTCCAGTCActcacctgggtgcacggatgccttagctacacaggtttcatacagtccggacggtcggtctagtatcaggattttggtTGAATTAATGTATGTTTTGAATGCATGTGgtatgaataaatttatatgtttgagatgtatgaactgtatgtttgacttaaattaaattcaataagcttacccttgcatttccattgtgttgtctgtaTATGTATATCCGTCTTGtcaaatgcaatgatcatccgtgtggatgtgagcagagggagatgcttCTCTGGAGCAAGCGCTTGAAGAGGAAGCTATTGCTGAAGATAACTTAGTTGAAgctgaagtgaaggccgaacagtaacGGCGTTCGGTTTAGTGTAGTTTGAtagcgagcggctgtgagcgagcgctcttttgttgtaaatatttGGACGAGCGGTCATTATTTTGTACACCGTTCGTCCTTACTTCTTTTCTAACGCTCGTTAGTTTATCTATGAAGGGCCGTTCAACCATTTGTTTAGtctatttccttttcttttaaaactgttttggattATTGATACGTGTAATTATTCTAAATATATAGTTGTTGACTGTataaattttgggatgttacagttaaCTTGtcaatgattttatttatgtaaaaacaTAAGCAACTTTGAGTTGCACCTGCTTACAAAAATGTAACCACCAATGTCATTTCCCTCCAAAACTCAAATGAATCATTTAAGAAACTATTATAAGTTATTGTAGAATAATTTTTCCAATCAAAACTTTTGAAAGTGTTCCCTTCAAACATGCTTCAAAGCATAAATGATTCCCataaattcaacataaataCACTACTACAAAAACAGTGTATAACATCATGCGTTCAACATCCAACCACCGAATAGCCAAAGTTAAAAATAActgatgacatttttgtaaataaatgtaattattaaaagtcgtttataattgtaattcgacataaaatgatataaaatgtCGAATGTCCCTCAtagtgaatttaataaaaatttgagcgggagattgaaaatttattcactttatcttagcgcgtaAGACCCTctcctcttctcaaacttttctcgaacgaagtttgacgaccatcacatgtaatcttccTTTCATTTGAtgcaaatgcatgttaattaactactttatgtatgatttttgtttgttttaaccgattatttttgtGCTCTTATTCTTCATAGGCGCATTATGTTTTCTCTGTCAttggtgacgacactttattccgacgaactcaccttttgaaggttagttttcattttcgttttgaagaacttatttgttgaacttgtttgttgtttttttgtcgaacttgtttgttgttgtttagttcaacttgtttattgttgtttgattcaacttatttgttgttggttattgttgtttgtttcttATACTACATTATAcgttcatagttcttgctttataaa
The Vigna angularis cultivar LongXiaoDou No.4 chromosome 5, ASM1680809v1, whole genome shotgun sequence genome window above contains:
- the LOC108340763 gene encoding glutamate receptor 3.4, with translation MGMGRTLFIFVLCLWIPLEVVGRKEPSSPTSVDSSVSSRPKAVKFGALFPMDSVIGRSALPAILAAVKDVNSSTSILPGIDLQVILHSTNCSAFLATMEALQLMENDVVAVVGPLSSGTAHIISHVVNELHVPLLSFGATDPTLSSLQYPYFIRTTQNDYFQMYAVSAFINYHRWREVIAIYVDDDNGRNGISVLGDALSKKRSKISYKAAFSPGASESDISDLLNEVNLMESRVYVLHVNPDTGLAIFSIAKKLGMMGSGYVWIATDWLPSVLDSSESPDPDTMNLLQGIVAFRHHIPDTDLKKNLLSTLKSQRAKETVSFNSYAFYAYDSVWLAARALDAYLNEGGNVSFSSDPKLQDTNGSMLHLASLRTFDGGPQFLQTILGMNFTGVSGQIEFDMDKNLVHPAYEILNIGGSGSRRIGYWSNHSGLTVLAPETLYLKKSSNTPLLRNQQLYSVIWPGEITTTPRGWVFPNNGQPLRIAVPNRVSYKDFVSKDNNPPGVQGYCIDVFEAALKLLPYPVPRKYMLFGNGVRNPSYNELVEQVAQNNFDAAVGDVTIVTNRTRIVDFTQPFMPSGLVVVVPFKEQKSSPWSFLQPFTTEMWCVTGAFFLFVGSVVWILEHRLNPEFRGSPRKQLITVFWFSFSTMFFSHRENTVSGLGRLVLIIWLFVVLIINSSYTASLTSILTVRQLSSQIEGIDSLISSTLPIGIQDGSFARKYLVDDLNIAESRIVTLKNMEDYIDALQRGPQAGGVVAVVDELPYIELLMSSSQCKFRTVGREFTKSGWGFAFQRDSPLAVDLSTAILQLSESGDLQRIHDKWLNKKECTTVDVDSNKLALTSFWGLFLICGIACFITLIIFFARIFCQYNKFSPESEKTDEELQPVRRSRRPSRTPSLKKLMVFVDKREAEVKEILRENKKRRHSQSLDDPSVSSAI